In Methylocystis echinoides, one genomic interval encodes:
- a CDS encoding CPBP family intramembrane glutamic endopeptidase produces the protein MTVLPRPRPLVALLVYALLLLGPSAAMSAGVLPFELRFHVLVVASSVCIVQCVASGYSLADLGLAERGDRRHWVSGGLLSVFLIAVVYLEARMLASSHSSPDWRLFAPFYVFISSPCQEIVCRAAPRLLAEQVGASGPTYVLFSSVAFSLMHAAYGDPLLLINTFLAGVAWSTDYLLTRNLWPLIASHAAVGTFAFWIGVA, from the coding sequence ATGACCGTCTTGCCTCGCCCGCGGCCGCTTGTCGCGTTACTGGTCTACGCTCTCCTACTGCTTGGGCCTTCCGCCGCGATGAGCGCAGGGGTGCTGCCCTTTGAGCTGCGCTTCCATGTCCTCGTCGTGGCCTCGAGCGTCTGCATCGTCCAGTGCGTCGCTTCCGGCTATTCTTTGGCCGACTTGGGCCTCGCCGAACGCGGCGACCGACGCCACTGGGTCAGCGGCGGACTCCTGTCCGTTTTTCTCATCGCTGTCGTGTATCTCGAGGCAAGAATGCTTGCTTCTTCCCATTCCTCGCCCGATTGGCGGCTTTTCGCGCCGTTTTACGTCTTCATATCGAGTCCCTGCCAGGAAATCGTCTGTCGAGCGGCGCCGAGACTGCTCGCCGAGCAAGTCGGCGCCAGCGGGCCGACTTATGTCCTGTTCTCCTCCGTCGCCTTTTCCCTCATGCATGCCGCTTACGGCGATCCCCTCCTGCTCATCAATACGTTTCTGGCAGGCGTCGCCTGGTCGACCGATTATCTGCTCACGCGAAACCTTTGGCCGCTGATCGCCTCGCACGCCGCTGTCGGAACCTTCGCATTCTGGATTGGCGTCGCCTGA
- a CDS encoding lysophospholipid acyltransferase family protein has translation MGVVEASHLRAMPYLRAAVFVLAMVAALLIAAPVQALARRRGWAMQHAIPKAFCRLMCGVIGIEVTPAGALPAHRPRFVVANHLSWTDIIALASLHPFVFLAKKEVAHWPVLGLLAQLQGTVFVARGARQEIPGVNGALVTALRDKRDLVIFAEGTSTDGATPPRFKSAHFDAACATGAMVAPVALYYTDGQAPIDVGWYGAMTFLPHLWRLMKRGGVRCHVVFGRGIEARGKDRKALAAEAQAQVSGMLPPQMRGARGRAPVRRLETASTEF, from the coding sequence ATGGGCGTCGTAGAAGCCTCTCATCTACGCGCCATGCCCTATCTTCGCGCCGCCGTCTTCGTGCTCGCCATGGTCGCCGCTCTCCTGATTGCCGCCCCGGTTCAGGCGCTGGCGCGGCGTCGCGGCTGGGCGATGCAGCATGCGATACCGAAAGCCTTTTGCCGACTGATGTGCGGCGTCATAGGAATAGAAGTGACGCCCGCGGGGGCCCTGCCTGCGCACCGGCCGCGCTTCGTCGTGGCGAACCATCTTTCATGGACGGATATCATCGCGCTTGCGAGCCTGCATCCCTTCGTCTTTCTGGCGAAAAAGGAGGTGGCCCATTGGCCGGTGCTCGGGCTGCTGGCTCAACTCCAAGGCACGGTGTTCGTGGCGCGCGGCGCGCGACAGGAAATCCCCGGCGTCAACGGGGCGCTTGTGACCGCGCTGCGGGACAAGCGCGACCTCGTCATCTTTGCGGAGGGAACCTCGACCGATGGCGCAACGCCGCCGCGCTTCAAATCGGCGCATTTCGACGCAGCCTGTGCAACAGGAGCCATGGTCGCGCCCGTCGCGCTCTATTACACCGACGGCCAAGCCCCGATCGATGTCGGCTGGTACGGCGCGATGACGTTTCTTCCGCATCTGTGGCGCCTGATGAAGCGCGGAGGCGTACGCTGTCACGTGGTATTCGGTCGCGGCATCGAAGCGCGCGGCAAAGACCGAAAGGCGCTCGCGGCCGAAGCGCAGGCGCAGGTGAGCGGCATGCTCCCGCCGCAAATGCGCGGAGCGCGGGGCAGGGCCCCGGTCCGCCGGCTGGAGACGGCCTCGACCGAATTCTAA
- a CDS encoding GNAT family N-acyltransferase → MWMLDARLGQSIASLTGFQTPEPTKQALEDSLGRLGSLEVRLARGKKEIRKAQRLRFEVFYKEGGAIPDARTAFTRRDADRFDKYCDHLIVIDHGFKTRFGKTKSRIVGVYRLLRGDMAEKAGGFYSEAEYDLSPLLARHKGKRILELGRSCVRSSHRSKRTIEILWRGLLAYIRLHRIDVMIGCASFPGASPFAHAQALSYLAHYASAEGEWAVRARNDLYRPMAMAPKELIDADKARDALSPLIKGYLRLGARFGDGAVVDVDFNTTDVFVVMPVAEIGARYIDYFSGAGRRAA, encoded by the coding sequence ATGTGGATGTTGGACGCTCGCCTTGGCCAAAGCATAGCAAGCCTGACCGGATTTCAAACGCCAGAGCCCACCAAGCAAGCGCTCGAAGACAGTCTCGGTCGACTCGGGTCTTTGGAAGTTCGGCTGGCCCGCGGAAAGAAGGAAATCCGCAAGGCTCAGCGTCTGCGCTTTGAAGTGTTTTACAAGGAAGGCGGCGCGATCCCCGACGCAAGAACCGCTTTTACGCGACGAGACGCGGATCGATTCGACAAATATTGCGACCATTTGATCGTCATTGACCACGGTTTCAAGACGCGATTCGGCAAAACCAAGTCGAGGATCGTGGGCGTCTATCGGCTTTTGCGCGGCGACATGGCTGAGAAGGCCGGGGGCTTCTACTCCGAGGCGGAGTACGATCTGTCTCCCTTGCTGGCGCGCCATAAGGGGAAGCGCATTCTCGAGCTCGGACGCTCATGTGTCCGCTCGTCGCACCGATCGAAGCGCACGATCGAAATTTTGTGGCGCGGGCTTCTCGCCTATATCCGCCTTCACCGCATCGACGTCATGATCGGCTGCGCAAGCTTTCCGGGCGCGAGCCCTTTTGCGCATGCGCAGGCGTTGAGCTATCTTGCGCATTACGCGAGCGCCGAGGGCGAATGGGCGGTGAGAGCCCGTAACGATCTCTACAGGCCCATGGCGATGGCGCCGAAGGAGTTGATCGACGCGGATAAGGCGCGAGACGCGCTTTCGCCCTTGATTAAAGGCTATCTGCGCCTTGGCGCCCGTTTCGGCGACGGCGCAGTCGTCGACGTCGACTTCAACACGACGGATGTATTCGTCGTCATGCCGGTTGCTGAAATCGGCGCCCGTTACATCGACTATTTCAGCGGCGCCGGGCGACGGGCGGCATAA
- a CDS encoding CorA family divalent cation transporter, with protein MKDTTAILPDSLIPGALWMMRFDEQGFLIRRAEEPAAFHVPTEGFVWLHMDLADVRARPCINQIASLSDNARAALCAAVDHQYLEYADGLASGALLDHERTLAGPASRTDFLRFAFGERLIVTARRRPMNCVEHTRIAAQRGARVETPLALFELMTGAVMSELGRMIKEIDLNFDRIEDHLIDGRGREARSSLGSVRRDAVRISRQIGGLASTLARLEDIEDDLNDTRDDALREAAARLVQHTESLVREVSNVQERARLLQDELNAILNLETNDRLFVLTLVTTLLLPATFVTGYFGMNTKNLLFSENENASLYATLMCLAASAIVLFFMRRSGLTQRPGSEAERQRSSTETTPSERSF; from the coding sequence ATGAAAGATACGACAGCTATCCTTCCGGATTCACTCATCCCCGGCGCCTTGTGGATGATGCGCTTCGACGAGCAAGGCTTCCTGATTCGCCGGGCGGAAGAGCCGGCGGCGTTTCACGTCCCGACTGAAGGTTTCGTCTGGCTGCATATGGACCTCGCGGATGTCCGCGCGAGGCCCTGCATCAACCAGATTGCGTCGCTATCGGATAACGCTCGTGCGGCGCTTTGCGCAGCGGTCGACCACCAATATCTCGAATACGCGGACGGCTTGGCCAGTGGGGCTTTGCTCGATCATGAGCGCACGCTGGCCGGACCCGCTTCTCGCACGGATTTTCTTCGCTTCGCGTTCGGCGAAAGATTGATCGTCACCGCCCGCCGTCGACCGATGAACTGCGTCGAGCACACCCGCATCGCCGCTCAACGCGGCGCGCGGGTTGAGACGCCGCTCGCGCTGTTCGAATTGATGACCGGCGCAGTCATGTCCGAACTTGGTCGCATGATTAAAGAGATCGATCTGAATTTCGACCGCATCGAAGATCATCTGATTGATGGACGGGGCCGCGAGGCCCGTTCCTCGCTGGGGTCGGTACGGCGCGACGCGGTGCGGATTTCCCGCCAGATCGGCGGCCTGGCGTCGACCCTGGCGCGGCTGGAGGACATTGAAGACGATCTGAATGATACGCGGGACGATGCGTTGCGGGAGGCCGCGGCGCGGCTCGTCCAGCATACGGAATCGCTCGTCAGGGAGGTCTCCAACGTGCAAGAACGCGCGCGACTTCTGCAGGACGAGCTGAACGCCATTCTCAACCTCGAGACCAACGACAGGCTCTTCGTTCTGACCCTCGTCACAACGCTGCTCCTGCCCGCCACATTCGTCACGGGCTATTTTGGGATGAACACGAAGAACCTGCTGTTTTCGGAAAATGAGAATGCAAGTCTCTATGCGACGCTCATGTGCCTTGCCGCCTCCGCGATCGTTCTCTTTTTTATGAGACGCTCCGGTCTCACGCAGCGACCCGGTTCGGAAGCGGAGAGGCAGCGCAGTTCGACGGAAACGACCCCATCGGAGCGTAGTTTCTAA
- a CDS encoding pyruvate kinase, whose protein sequence is MTPLCDESAADLRRLRDEVAALRQDVARGATTRLAQWSQTASPCDRLENLAHYLALRSHDLGELQVRLSAYGLSSLGRSEADVLLALDALLTTLRRLSGEDGAYPPAAARRMGEDALSRACAAVFGEAGDRRRTRIMATLPREAAKDRHLVESLLQAGMDCARINCAHDDEPAWERMIENVRTASQRLARPCRILMDIAGPKLRVAQVRAPEKYRLRPGERLRLVRRIESGRGPVSFSINMPEVISQLRPGSEIAFDDGKAVGQVIAVEGADGVELEIVAARAKGLRLKQDKGVNFPATDLNLGPLTAKDVADLPFVARHADLVGLSFVQRPEEVKLFQMQLAARRGEEPPQALVLKIETPLAVRNLPQLIAQAAATHPTAVMIARGDLAVEVGFARLSEMQEEIVWLCEAAHVPVIWATQVLDQLVHEGVTSRAETTDAAMSQQADCVMLNKGDYLPEGVRFLRGILDRMERHHTKKFPWLARLRAWS, encoded by the coding sequence ATGACGCCCTTATGCGATGAGTCCGCGGCGGATCTGCGCCGGCTGCGAGATGAGGTGGCGGCTTTGCGCCAGGACGTCGCGCGCGGAGCGACGACGCGGTTGGCGCAATGGAGCCAAACCGCGTCGCCATGCGACCGGCTGGAGAATTTGGCGCATTATCTCGCCTTGCGCAGCCATGATCTCGGCGAGCTGCAGGTGCGGCTCTCTGCCTATGGCCTTTCATCGCTCGGCCGCAGCGAAGCGGATGTGTTGCTCGCCCTGGATGCGTTGCTGACGACATTGCGGCGCCTCAGCGGCGAGGACGGCGCCTACCCCCCGGCCGCCGCGCGGCGCATGGGCGAAGACGCGCTCAGCCGCGCTTGCGCGGCGGTCTTTGGAGAGGCGGGCGATCGGCGCCGCACGCGCATCATGGCCACCTTGCCGCGCGAGGCCGCGAAGGATCGCCATCTCGTTGAAAGTCTGCTGCAAGCGGGGATGGATTGCGCCAGAATCAACTGCGCCCACGACGATGAGCCGGCATGGGAGCGGATGATCGAAAATGTGCGCACAGCCTCACAACGTCTTGCCCGCCCCTGCCGGATTTTGATGGACATTGCTGGGCCGAAGCTGCGGGTCGCGCAGGTGCGGGCGCCCGAAAAATACCGCTTGCGCCCGGGCGAGCGGCTCCGCCTGGTCCGACGCATCGAAAGCGGCCGCGGCCCTGTTTCATTCTCCATCAACATGCCGGAAGTCATTTCGCAGCTCAGGCCCGGCTCGGAAATCGCGTTCGACGACGGAAAGGCGGTCGGCCAGGTCATTGCCGTCGAGGGCGCCGATGGCGTCGAACTCGAGATTGTCGCCGCCAGGGCGAAAGGTCTCAGACTGAAACAGGACAAGGGAGTAAACTTCCCCGCCACCGATTTGAACCTTGGGCCGCTGACGGCGAAGGACGTCGCCGATCTGCCATTCGTGGCGCGTCATGCAGATCTCGTCGGCTTGTCTTTTGTTCAGCGGCCGGAAGAAGTGAAGCTGTTCCAGATGCAGCTTGCTGCGCGCCGTGGCGAAGAACCGCCGCAAGCGCTCGTGCTGAAGATCGAGACGCCGCTTGCTGTGCGCAATCTTCCACAGCTCATCGCCCAAGCCGCGGCGACCCACCCGACCGCCGTGATGATCGCGCGGGGGGATCTGGCCGTTGAAGTCGGCTTCGCGCGTCTTTCCGAGATGCAGGAAGAGATCGTCTGGCTGTGCGAAGCGGCGCACGTTCCCGTAATTTGGGCCACTCAGGTTCTCGATCAGCTGGTGCACGAAGGCGTGACGAGCCGCGCCGAGACAACCGACGCCGCCATGTCGCAGCAGGCCGATTGCGTCATGCTCAACAAGGGCGACTACCTGCCCGAGGGCGTCCGCTTTCTTCGCGGGATCCTCGACCGCATGGAACGCCATCATACGAAGAAGTTTCCTTGGCTCGCGAGGCTCCGCGCCTGGTCCTGA
- a CDS encoding beta-galactosidase codes for MTHPRLGVCYYPEHWPETYWRADARRMKDLGIDIVRIGEFAWTRLEPSEGAYDFGWLERAIEVLEEAGLKVALGTPTATPPRWLVEKMPDMLAVDRDGRPRKFGSRRHYCFSHAGYLESCARIVTALGEKFGRHSAIVAWQIDNEFGCHDTVESYSAAARAAFRKWCRRKHQTIEALNQAWGNVFWSMELSSFDDVDLPNLTVTDANPAHRMDFQRFSSDQVAAFNKRQVEIVRKYSPGRLVLHNFMGSFTAFDHYKVARDLDAAAWDSYPLGFLERSLNDEDFKLRYMRVGDPDYQAFHHDLYRGCGCGRFWVMEQQPGAVNWAPWNPAPAEGAVRLWSHEAFAAGAEVVSYFRWRQAPFAQEQMHEGLLLPNSAPAPAFAEVKRVAEEIRKLGLILQTPRADVALIFDYESAWAWDIEPQGQDFSYSELVFAFYRGLRRAGLSLDVVPPCADAVADRKFVLAPGLFCADDALVRALQRSDAVCLVGPRSGSKTVDFQIPGNLPPGAFGQLVDVTVERVESLRPGAFVAVENGAGALIRWSEALVLGNEASVELRGVDGRAVLARRGNRFYLAGWPDAALLDEVLRRCLDCASVDGALSHPDIRVRDNGPLRHIFNYGPEAVDIGSLLQGRDLLLGDVVLEPCGVAICRLPNAIT; via the coding sequence ATGACACATCCCCGACTCGGCGTCTGTTATTATCCTGAGCACTGGCCTGAAACCTATTGGCGCGCCGATGCGCGCAGGATGAAGGATCTTGGGATCGATATCGTGAGGATCGGCGAGTTCGCCTGGACGCGTCTCGAGCCGAGCGAAGGAGCCTATGACTTCGGCTGGCTGGAACGCGCCATCGAAGTTCTTGAAGAAGCGGGCCTGAAAGTGGCGTTGGGCACGCCCACGGCGACCCCGCCTCGATGGCTCGTCGAGAAAATGCCGGACATGCTCGCCGTCGATCGCGACGGTAGACCGCGAAAATTCGGTTCGCGACGCCATTATTGTTTCAGTCACGCGGGCTATTTGGAATCATGCGCCCGCATCGTGACCGCTCTTGGCGAAAAATTCGGCCGACATTCGGCGATCGTCGCCTGGCAGATCGACAATGAGTTCGGCTGCCACGATACCGTCGAAAGCTATTCGGCGGCGGCGCGCGCCGCCTTCCGTAAGTGGTGTCGACGCAAGCACCAAACGATCGAGGCGCTCAATCAGGCGTGGGGAAATGTGTTCTGGTCGATGGAGCTCTCGAGCTTCGATGACGTCGACCTGCCGAATCTGACGGTGACCGACGCGAACCCGGCGCATCGCATGGATTTCCAACGCTTCTCGTCGGATCAGGTGGCGGCGTTCAACAAACGGCAAGTCGAGATCGTTCGAAAATATTCGCCGGGACGTCTGGTTTTACATAATTTCATGGGCTCCTTCACCGCCTTCGATCACTACAAGGTCGCCCGAGATCTCGATGCGGCGGCCTGGGACAGTTATCCTCTCGGCTTCCTGGAACGCAGCCTCAACGATGAGGATTTCAAGCTGCGCTACATGCGCGTCGGCGATCCGGATTACCAGGCGTTCCATCATGATCTCTATCGTGGTTGTGGATGCGGCCGCTTTTGGGTCATGGAACAGCAGCCGGGCGCTGTGAACTGGGCTCCGTGGAATCCCGCGCCGGCGGAAGGCGCGGTCCGGCTCTGGTCACACGAGGCCTTTGCGGCGGGCGCGGAGGTGGTCAGCTATTTCCGTTGGCGGCAGGCGCCTTTCGCCCAGGAACAAATGCACGAGGGGCTATTGTTGCCGAACAGCGCCCCGGCGCCGGCCTTCGCAGAAGTCAAACGCGTCGCGGAAGAGATCCGAAAGTTAGGATTGATCCTGCAAACGCCCCGCGCGGATGTCGCCCTCATATTCGATTACGAGAGCGCCTGGGCCTGGGATATCGAGCCGCAAGGGCAGGACTTTTCTTACTCGGAGCTGGTGTTCGCCTTTTACCGCGGGCTGCGGAGGGCCGGGCTTTCCCTCGACGTGGTTCCGCCTTGCGCGGACGCGGTCGCAGATCGCAAATTCGTGTTGGCCCCGGGGCTTTTTTGTGCAGACGACGCGCTTGTGCGCGCCTTGCAGCGATCTGACGCCGTCTGTCTTGTCGGTCCGCGGTCGGGCTCCAAGACGGTCGATTTCCAGATCCCCGGGAACCTTCCGCCAGGAGCGTTTGGACAACTTGTCGACGTCACGGTCGAGCGCGTGGAAAGCTTGCGTCCCGGCGCGTTTGTCGCCGTCGAGAACGGGGCGGGCGCGCTCATCCGCTGGTCGGAGGCGCTCGTCCTCGGGAACGAGGCCAGCGTTGAGCTGCGCGGGGTCGATGGACGAGCGGTTCTGGCGAGACGCGGAAACCGTTTTTATCTCGCGGGCTGGCCGGACGCGGCTTTGCTCGATGAGGTCTTGCGGCGCTGTCTCGACTGCGCGTCGGTGGACGGGGCGCTTTCGCATCCCGATATTCGCGTCCGGGATAACGGACCCTTGCGCCACATCTTCAATTATGGACCCGAAGCGGTGGATATCGGGTCACTGTTGCAAGGTCGGGACCTCCTTTTGGGAGACGTCGTTCTGGAGCCCTGCGGGGTAGCGATCTGCCGGCTTCCCAATGCGATAACGTAA
- a CDS encoding TolC family protein: MRVARSSLQIRCCLAVIVALTNPWSRAKAQSLNDAGTWALRASLSLQGDDERQNAVRAKLRGAYEAFLPRVTWEHDLILGGKIDYLPDYSSITNSYYGGIDTMARRDPNVYGLQLSFPILDGLKRFNDLQAAKSALREGVYLNIDKRQQVLLDTANAYLAVLRDRKTVALRRELVNDLTAISKRVGVQYAVRDATRADFALAESRVQAGLVALEGARAALSASEIELQRLTQANIASLERPLIPSGALPDTADALRQATLAQSPKIRAAQLGAEAAEYLAKTAYAPLLPQLNLIASRTDQTNLSQIQNRIRDTSVRLQLLIPIYEPGAFSGVSAAKALATRKRFESLDLERQLVAANQALFQARRATTAQIAQARQRASEIKRVVDGYKVERDAGLRTVIDVLNVQAEWTEARVAQVNLEYERDRLTYTLAATLGRLDTGERPPP, from the coding sequence ATGCGCGTTGCCCGCAGCTCTCTTCAGATCCGGTGCTGCCTCGCGGTTATCGTCGCCCTGACAAATCCATGGTCGCGGGCGAAGGCGCAGTCGCTGAACGACGCGGGGACCTGGGCGCTTCGCGCCAGCCTGTCCCTTCAAGGCGACGACGAGCGGCAGAACGCCGTCAGAGCAAAGCTCCGCGGGGCCTATGAAGCCTTTCTGCCGCGCGTCACCTGGGAGCACGATCTGATCCTCGGCGGCAAGATCGATTATCTGCCGGACTATTCGTCGATCACCAATTCCTACTATGGCGGCATCGACACGATGGCGCGGCGGGATCCCAATGTTTACGGCCTCCAGCTCTCGTTTCCGATCCTCGACGGGCTGAAGCGCTTCAACGATCTGCAGGCTGCGAAGAGCGCCTTGCGCGAAGGCGTATATCTCAACATCGACAAGCGACAGCAGGTCCTTCTCGACACGGCCAACGCCTATCTCGCCGTTCTGAGAGACCGCAAGACCGTCGCGCTCCGTCGAGAGCTCGTGAACGACCTCACGGCGATTTCGAAGCGTGTCGGCGTGCAATACGCCGTGCGCGATGCGACGCGCGCTGATTTCGCGCTTGCGGAATCGCGGGTCCAGGCCGGCCTTGTCGCGCTCGAAGGCGCGAGAGCGGCGCTTTCGGCCTCGGAGATAGAGCTGCAGCGCTTGACGCAAGCGAATATCGCGAGCCTCGAGCGACCTCTGATTCCCAGCGGCGCCCTTCCCGACACGGCGGATGCCCTGCGCCAGGCGACGCTCGCCCAAAGCCCGAAGATACGCGCGGCCCAACTCGGCGCAGAAGCGGCGGAGTATCTCGCCAAGACCGCTTACGCGCCGCTGCTGCCGCAGCTCAATCTCATTGCCTCGCGCACCGACCAAACCAATCTTTCGCAAATCCAAAACCGAATCCGCGACACGTCCGTCAGACTTCAACTCTTGATCCCGATCTATGAACCGGGCGCCTTCTCCGGCGTCAGCGCAGCAAAGGCTCTCGCCACGAGAAAGCGCTTCGAAAGTCTCGATCTCGAGCGTCAGCTCGTCGCGGCCAATCAGGCCCTGTTTCAAGCGCGCCGAGCAACGACCGCCCAAATCGCGCAGGCGCGGCAACGCGCGTCCGAAATCAAGCGCGTCGTCGACGGCTACAAGGTCGAACGGGACGCAGGACTGCGCACAGTCATCGACGTGCTCAACGTACAGGCGGAATGGACGGAGGCGCGCGTCGCCCAGGTCAATCTCGAATATGAGCGAGACCGTTTGACCTACACGCTTGCTGCGACGCTCGGTCGTCTCGATACAGGAGAGAGGCCGCCGCCGTAA
- a CDS encoding outer membrane beta-barrel protein, translating into MKKIALSLAALALSAGSALAADLPSRKGPPVLPPPPPPPPMWTGFYVGLNAGGTWANSNQQVVAVGPVGAGPFWSPGILNLEQANYLGAFTLAASGSGFNSGNNGGFIGGGQIGYNWQFYNSFVVGLEADIQGIAGTNASRTFATGAAVPGVVGTALGDSFAGIHSVRGSLDYLGTVRGRLGWLFTPTLLVYGTGGLAYGGVTLNYASSVVPGGITGLFMGPSFGGVNFSNTQVGWTAGGGLEWMFWPNWSAKVEYLYYDLGTVRQNFALGSTDSTLQALGFAVPADSAIFGGQVRARINGNIVRAGVNYHFNWGAPAPVVAKY; encoded by the coding sequence ATGAAAAAGATCGCTCTTTCGCTCGCCGCGCTGGCCTTGAGCGCCGGCTCCGCGCTTGCCGCAGACCTCCCCTCCCGCAAGGGCCCGCCGGTTCTGCCGCCGCCGCCCCCGCCGCCGCCCATGTGGACCGGCTTCTACGTCGGTCTGAACGCTGGCGGCACCTGGGCCAACAGCAACCAGCAGGTCGTGGCCGTCGGCCCGGTCGGCGCCGGTCCGTTCTGGTCGCCCGGCATCCTGAACCTCGAGCAGGCCAACTATCTCGGCGCCTTCACCCTGGCGGCTTCCGGCTCCGGCTTCAACTCCGGCAACAACGGCGGCTTCATCGGCGGCGGCCAGATCGGCTACAACTGGCAGTTCTACAACAGCTTCGTTGTGGGCCTCGAGGCTGACATCCAGGGCATCGCCGGCACCAACGCCTCGCGCACCTTCGCGACCGGCGCCGCGGTTCCTGGCGTGGTCGGCACGGCCCTCGGCGACAGCTTCGCGGGCATTCACTCGGTGCGCGGCAGCCTCGACTATCTGGGCACGGTGCGCGGCCGCCTCGGCTGGCTGTTCACGCCCACCCTGCTGGTCTACGGCACGGGCGGTCTCGCTTACGGCGGCGTGACGCTGAACTATGCGTCGTCGGTCGTTCCGGGCGGCATCACCGGCCTGTTCATGGGCCCGAGCTTCGGCGGCGTGAACTTCTCCAATACGCAGGTCGGCTGGACGGCCGGCGGCGGTCTCGAGTGGATGTTCTGGCCGAACTGGTCCGCCAAGGTCGAGTATCTGTATTATGACCTCGGCACCGTGCGCCAGAACTTCGCGCTGGGCTCGACCGACAGCACGCTGCAGGCTCTCGGCTTCGCCGTTCCCGCCGACTCGGCGATCTTCGGCGGCCAGGTTCGCGCCCGCATCAACGGCAATATCGTTCGCGCCGGCGTGAACTATCACTTCAACTGGGGCGCTCCCGCTCCGGTCGTCGCGAAGTATTGA
- a CDS encoding DUF3011 domain-containing protein: MRPLVVSILGLAFLFSAQRCEAGEFSCNSIDGEFTRCALRDAHKMKVKLKLDREGGCKRGDTWGVDADGVWVDMGCRAVFAYKDPATRTWWRRFVPKFGQ, from the coding sequence ATGAGACCGCTCGTCGTATCCATCCTTGGGTTGGCTTTTTTATTCTCCGCTCAGCGCTGCGAGGCGGGAGAGTTTTCCTGCAACTCGATCGACGGCGAATTCACGCGTTGTGCGCTGCGAGACGCACATAAGATGAAAGTCAAATTGAAGCTCGATCGCGAGGGCGGCTGCAAGCGGGGAGACACTTGGGGCGTCGATGCGGACGGCGTGTGGGTCGATATGGGCTGTCGTGCGGTTTTCGCTTACAAGGATCCCGCGACTCGAACTTGGTGGCGCCGGTTCGTGCCAAAATTTGGCCAGTGA
- a CDS encoding surface-adhesin E family protein, with protein sequence MAMRKMLIVAGVFFLSSSLAYAKDPDWKLSGSAADDEIYFDQNNYENKQGAITFWLLFNSRKPDGKVLSYTVKHALDCAKDATTVKMIVNYPEPMGKGQPIEVVENDVLLPDEMPGSYYGKLKALLCGKSTK encoded by the coding sequence ATGGCGATGAGAAAGATGCTGATTGTTGCTGGCGTTTTCTTTCTGTCATCCAGCTTGGCTTACGCGAAGGACCCCGATTGGAAACTGTCCGGGAGCGCCGCAGACGACGAAATTTATTTCGACCAAAACAATTACGAGAACAAGCAGGGCGCAATTACGTTCTGGCTGCTTTTCAACTCCCGAAAACCAGACGGAAAAGTCTTGTCCTATACGGTCAAACACGCGCTCGACTGCGCGAAGGACGCGACGACGGTTAAAATGATCGTGAACTACCCCGAACCCATGGGCAAGGGCCAGCCGATCGAGGTCGTGGAGAACGACGTCCTGCTCCCGGACGAAATGCCTGGATCCTATTACGGTAAATTGAAAGCTCTTCTGTGCGGAAAATCGACGAAATGA